Part of the Candidatus Chlorohelix allophototropha genome, TCACCAATATAGTGTCCGCGCGCCCGCTGCTATTGTCCAGTGGAGTACGCCCGTTAGTGGAACAGATGAAGTTAATTCTCAGCCAAACCAACCGCTATACCGCTATGCGCGATTTCTTCGCGGATGCCGCTATTGAAGTGGGCGTGCGTGAGCCGATTTCGCTGAAACAGTAAGGGCAAGAGGGCGTTAAAATGCGCCCTCGTACCAATTCGCAACTAGAAAGAAAGGCAATTCACTCATGCCGAATAAAGACCCATTTTCCGCTGATTTTGACCCAATGGATGAAGATGCTTTGAATTTGGGAACAACCCAAGCCGTAAAAACCAAACCCGTTGTCGCTAATGGTGTTAAACCTAAAGCAGTTGCCAAAGTATCTAACGACCCTATGGAACAGGATATTGGCGAAGCTGAAATTGGATTCACTCCTGCTAACACCGGAGTCAGCAACTTCTGGACAACCAAAAAGTCGGCAACGCCCGCTCCGGTAGCCCCCCCTCAGAAACCTGCTAAAGACCTCGGCTACGAAGACGCTGATGAAAATAACGCCGCTTTCACCCGCCGCAAAGCCGTGAAAGGCGAAGAAAGCCAGCGTGAGCATATCCGTGCCAGCGCCAGTCGCATTTTTGGCGAGGAAGAAGGCAGAAAAGCGCCCAATATCCCGCTGGATACGCCCGTTTCCAACGGCTACTGGGGCGCAATGTTTACTTTTACTTGTATGAGCGACGTGGAGGTGGTGGTGGATGCCCCGGTAGGTTGTTACAGCCTGCCTGCCACCGCGACCATTAACTATACCGATGCTTTGCCTGAAATCGGCAACCTCGCCAGCAGCAATATCACCGAGGTTGAAGTAACGCTAGATGGCACTACCCGTAGGGTTATGGACGCGGTTCGCCGCGTAAAGGAACGTGAGGAACGCGCCGGGCAAAAGAAGCATCTCATCGTGGTAAGTAGTCAGGAAAGCGAGCTTATCGGGGCTGACCACGTTATGAGCTTGCAGCGCAAACATCCTGATGTCATTTATTTTAGCAGTCGCGCTTTTGAACTAGACGAATGGAAGGCACGGGATGTTTCATTGCTATGGCTCTATCAAGAACGCAAACGCCGTATTGCTGCCGGATTGGTCGAAAAATCCCCGCCCGCCAATTTTGCCAGCACTCCCACTCACCGAGTGAATATCATTAGTTCAACCTACAGTTGCTTTAACAGCTATGCCGATTTGCATGAATTGGAAAGGCTGGTGCGTGGCGCGGGTGGCGACCTGTATTTCAGTTTTCCCTTTGGCGCAAAGTTCGCCGATATGGACAGGCTGGATGAGTCGGCGGTTAACGTGGTGATGTACCGTGAGTTTGGCGAGTCGCTGGCAAAAGAATTGGGCAAACCCTATCTGTTTGCGCCGTTCGGGATGCAAGAAACTACCGAGTTTGTTTTGCAACTCGGCAAATTACTCGGCACCGAAGAACAGGCAAAAGCCTTTGTGGCAAAAGAAAAGCGCGAAACGCTACTGCCTATCTGGGACATTTGGCTTGGCGCGCCACAGGACTTTTACAATACTACCAAACTTGCCATTATTGCCAATGAAAGTTATGCGCTAGGCTTGACCAGATTTTTAGGCGATGAACTTGGCATGGAAATCGGTACGGTTATCAATCGCCAGAAATCCAACGATACCAATAATTATATGCTGCGTAATCGCTTACAGGCAGAACGCCCTACCGTAGTGATGGGCAGTATGAATGAGCGGATTTATATGGCGGAAGCAGGATTGACTGCCCGTTTTATCCCGGCGGCTTTACCCGTACCGTTTATCAACCGTTCGGTTGGTACGCCCTATATGGGTTATATGGGGGCGGTGTATGTGATTCAGCTTGTCACAAATGCAATTTTTGATGTGTTGTTTGATATT contains:
- a CDS encoding nitrogenase component 1; the protein is MPNKDPFSADFDPMDEDALNLGTTQAVKTKPVVANGVKPKAVAKVSNDPMEQDIGEAEIGFTPANTGVSNFWTTKKSATPAPVAPPQKPAKDLGYEDADENNAAFTRRKAVKGEESQREHIRASASRIFGEEEGRKAPNIPLDTPVSNGYWGAMFTFTCMSDVEVVVDAPVGCYSLPATATINYTDALPEIGNLASSNITEVEVTLDGTTRRVMDAVRRVKEREERAGQKKHLIVVSSQESELIGADHVMSLQRKHPDVIYFSSRAFELDEWKARDVSLLWLYQERKRRIAAGLVEKSPPANFASTPTHRVNIISSTYSCFNSYADLHELERLVRGAGGDLYFSFPFGAKFADMDRLDESAVNVVMYREFGESLAKELGKPYLFAPFGMQETTEFVLQLGKLLGTEEQAKAFVAKEKRETLLPIWDIWLGAPQDFYNTTKLAIIANESYALGLTRFLGDELGMEIGTVINRQKSNDTNNYMLRNRLQAERPTVVMGSMNERIYMAEAGLTARFIPAALPVPFINRSVGTPYMGYMGAVYVIQLVTNAIFDVLFDILPRERRDATGLPAGPGGMRPTANAAPPAQGEKHSAKLDELSELKWRDEAKAIFDQLLEKVPWVARISASDKLRQAAVSEARAANLEEVTVEMVMKALPQVMR